In Ovis canadensis isolate MfBH-ARS-UI-01 breed Bighorn chromosome 11, ARS-UI_OviCan_v2, whole genome shotgun sequence, the DNA window AGCCTTCCCTGGCTCCCAGGACAGTTCAAACAAGTTTTCTGAGGGCAGATATTTAGTTGTCCGTTCCTATACGGCCTAGCAGACAACTAAACATCTGTCCTCAGAGAACTTGTCATCTAGTGGGAAGACAAGGATCACAGCAGCAAAAGTCACTGTAATACCAGCAAATGAGGGCTGCGTTCCAAATGAGGGTTACAAgagatggaggagagagaaatTCATGTGGGCTGAATAAGTCAAGAAAGGAAGTGGGAGCTGAGAGAGGAGCACTGGCATATACACACCCACAcgtgtgaaatagacagctaaAGGGAAGCTtctctatagcacagggagctcagcttggtgctctgtgatggccttgaggggtgggatgggggtggtgggaggcaggCCCAAgaaggaggagatatatgtatatatatagctgattcacattgttgtacagcagaaattaaaacatagtAAAGCAATCATACTtcagaaagaaataaatacatatttttttaaaaaaaaggaaagaagcagggcttcctggaggaggtgaagcTGGGGCTGGGTATTGGGCTGGGGTAGGAAGAGCACCGCAGGTAGGGAGCCACGTGCAGGAAAGGCACGTGAGAAGGTGTAAGCAAGAGGCAGCGAcgagggctcccctggtggctcggtggtaaagaatccgcctgcccatgcaggagccacgggttcgatccctaattggggaagatcccacgtgctgtggggcaactaaccactgggccacaactattgagcctgtgctccacaaccagagaagccaccacaatgagaagcccgtgcaccgccacaaccagagaaaaatcCATGCAGCTacaaagactcaacacagccaaaaataaataatttttttaaatgatggaagtggcaaataaattttgtaaaaaaaaaaaaaaagagagagagagagagagagagagtgagacgATCATCCTGgctggggttgggaagagagaGACAGTGAGAAGATCATCCTGGCTGGGGTTGGGAAAGGGAGTAATGTGGAAGCAGCTGGAGCTGAGgttggagaggaatcctgggaGCCACGCTGGAAGGCTTTGGGTGCCAGGCTGAGTGGTTCACACCGTATCCAGTGGGCAATGGGGAGACTGGCAGGGCAGCAGAGCTGGGTGGAAACAGCATGCCCAGGAATTCCTGGGGCCCTTACAGGtctggctttctctctctttctctctctttaaggCTGCTGTTCCAGCCCACAGGAAACACGCTGAAGTCTCTGGGCAGAGATGGGTAATGGTGTATCTGTCTCTAAGACCAGGGACCTCTGGCCAGGAGGCGGACCAGCCCACAGACTCTGCAGACAGCCCTGAGACCTGGCACACTGCCCTCCAGGTGACAAACCCAGCACCCCTCTGCTGTCTTCTCACCATGGTTCTATTTTCCTCCCAACTCCACTCTGCCTTCCAGGGAAGAAGCCACATGTTCACTCTCCCCCTTACCTGAAATTCTCTTCCTATTCCCAAGTCTCTGTCTGATGATCTCCTACTCATTCTCTCAACCCCAGTTCAACCCTTCACTTTGGAATCTTCCTTGAATCGGCCAAGCAGAGGAAATCATTCCCACTTTGTTCATAGTTAGTACTGCTTATTACATTGTGCATGGCTGGAGGTCAAGGACAAAGACTGGCCTGCCTTCATAGTCCGAGAGACCAACACAACACCTGACCCAAAGCAAGCACTTGATAAACTCACGTGAGGTGGACTGTTGAACTGTTTAGTGCCACACAGCCCAACTCCGGCTACAGCAGTGTTCAAAAACACTGACAACACAGAGGGTAACCAGAATGGAAAAAGACCTGGCAAGAGTCCTGTAAGGAAGGATCTAGGGCACCATGGGGGTTTGGACTGGAGAAAAGAGGACTCAGTGGACCTTGAACAGATTTCTTCGAACATGATGTGAAAAGCTGCAGACAAAGCAGATTTGGTGTGTGGCCCCCAGCAGCCAAAACTGGGGCCGCTTGTGGAAGTTACAGGGAAGCTGGTTTCAGATGAGATTAAGAAAAACATACTTAAATAACTAAAGCCTCCATGAGCTGCCAAATAATATGTGGTGAATTCATGAAAGGCAAATATAGTAAGATGTCTTGTGAGAAAACTTCAATTGGTATTCAGATGGACTGGGTCTCAATTCTGCCCCTAACTACTGGTTTGACTAAGCAAATGATGAGGATGTCGTTgaagatatagatagatagattgtggttgttgttgtgttgttgtttagtcactaattcatgtgacgccatggactatatgtagtccaccaggcccctctgtccaagggatttcccaggcaagaatactagagtggtttgccaatttccttctccaagggatcttcctgacccagggacagaatccacatcttctgcatttgcgggcaggttctttaccactgagccacgaggcctggatagatagatggtagatagatagatacttgATAGACACATGATAGATGACAGTCTTTAATGCCTattatgtgctgggcactgtgccaCGTATTTTAGATTTATTATCCACCCTGTCCTCAcaactgtggagaaggaaatggcaagccacttcagtattcttgcctggaaaattccttggacagaggaggctggcaggctacagtccatggggctgacaaaaagtgggacatgactgagtgattaagcacatcCTCACAACTGTAGGAGTAGCAACTAGTATTTTTTCTCACTTAAaggagaagaaactgaggctcagagagccgCAAATGATGGAGCCAGGACTCAAAATCAGGTCAGATCTACTCCCAAGCTTGAGACACCCCAGTGCCCAGAACACCCTTCTGAGACTAAGTTTCTTAATAAAACTAGGATTATTGGATGAGCAGTGTGGTCCCTACCCCATTTTAGcaagcagaagttttaaaaaatattcatattttaaaacatgcagAAATCTACCTAGAGGTGCCAGAATTTACGGTGGGccgtctcctctctcccctcagtGCCCCCCACCGTGGCGGCCACTCCATGGCTCTGGCCAACCTCACCTCCCGCCCAGCGTTCCTCCTCCTCGGCCTGATGGACGGCACAGACATCCACCCGCTGCTGTTCCTCCTCTTCCTTGGCGTCTACCTGGTCAATGCCCTGGGCAACCTGAGCATGGTGGTGCTGGTGAGGTCCGACGCGGCCCTCCGCTCCCCCATGTATTACTTCTTGGGTCACCTGAGCCTCGTGGACTTCTGTTTCACCACCGTCACGGTCCCCAGGCTGCTGGCCGGCCTGCTCCACCCGGGCCAGGCCGTGTCCTTCCCGGGCTGCTTTGCCCAGATGTACTTCTTCGTGGCTCTGGGCATCACCGAGAGCTACCTGCTGGCGGCCATGTCCTACGACCGCGCGGCGGCCGTGTGCCGGCCCCTGCACTACGCGGCGGTCATGAGCCCCGGGCGCTGCGCGGCGCTGGTGGCGGCGTCCTGGGCCGTGGCGCACCTGCACTCGCTGCTGCACACGCTGCTCATCTCCAGGCTCTCCTACCCGCGCGCCGCCCCCGTGCGCCACTTCTTCTGCGACATGACGGTGATGCTGAGCTTGGCCACCTCGGACACGTCGGCCGCGGAGACGGCCATCTTCTCCGAGGGCCTGGCTGTGGTGCTGACCCCGCTGCTCCTGGTGGTCCTGTCCTACGCGCGCATCCTCGTCGCGGTGCTGGGGGTGCGGTCGGCAGGGGGCCGGCGCCGCGCCTTCTCCACCTGCGGGGCCCACCTGGTGGTGGTGTCGCTTTTCTTCGGCTCCATCCTCTCCGTCTACTTCCGGCCGTCGTCTGCCTACTCGGCCCGCTACGACCGCCTGGCCAGCATGGTCTATGCGGTGGTTACCCCGACCCTGAACCCTTTCATCTACAGCCTGCGCAATAAAGAAGTCAAGGGCGCCCTAAAAAGGGGGCTCCGGTGGAGGGCTGCACCCCCAAGAGGTGTGATGGCAGGTCTGGACTCACTGGCATCTCAATAATAATGATTACAGAAGAATGCCACTCTAccctccccctcttttttttatttttttatgttatttaatcATCTTCTCTTTAATTAATTTTGGTTATATTAATctcctgttatttttttttagtttcttatttttaaaattttaaaatctttaattcttacatgcgttcccaaacatgaacccccctcccacctccctccccacaacatctctctgggtcatccccatgcaccagccccaagcatgctgcaccctgcgtcagacatatactggcgattcaattcttacatgatagtatacatgttagaattcccattctcccaaatcatcccacccgctccctctccctctgagtccaaaagtccgttatacacatctgtgtcttttttcctgtcttgcatacagggtcgtcattgccatcttcctaaattccatatatatgtgttagtatactgtattggtgtttttctttctggcttacttcactctgtataattggctccagtttcatccatctcatcagaacggattcaaatgaattctttttaacggctgagtaatactccattgtgtatatgtaccacagctttcttatccattcatctgctgatggacatctaggttgtttccatgtcctggctattataaacagtgctgcgatgaacattggggtacatgtgtctctttcagttctggtttcctcggtgtgtatgcccagcagtgggattgctgggtcataaggtagttctatttgcaattttttaaggaatctccacactgttctccatagtggctgtactagtctgcattcccaccaacagtgtaggagggttcccctttctccacaccctctccagcatttattgcttgcagatttttggatcgcagccattctgactggtgtgaagtggtacctcattgtggttttgatttgcatttctctaataatgagtgatgttgagcatcttttcatgtgtttgttagccatccgtatgtcttctttggagaaatgtctatttagttctttggcccattttttgattgggtcgtttatttttctggagttgagctgcataagttgcttgtatatttttgagattagttgtttgtcagttgcttcatttgctattatcttctcccattcagaaggctgtcttttcaccttgcttatagtttcctttgttgtgcagaagcttttaattttaattagatcccatttgtttatttttgcttttatttccagaattctgggaggtggatcatagaggatcctgctgtgatttatgtcggagagtgttttgcctatgttctcctctaggagttttatagtttctgatcttacatttagatctttaacctattttgagtttatttttgtgtgcagtgttagaaagtgatctagtttcattcttttacaagtggttgaccagttttcccagcaccacttgttaaagagattgtctttactccattgtatattcttgcctcctttgtcaaagataaggtgtccatatgtgtgtggatttatctctgggctttctattttgttccattgatctatatgtctgtctttgtgccagtaccatactgtcttgatgactgtggctttgtagtagagcctgaagtccggcaagttgattcctccagttccattctgatttctcaagattgctttggctattcgaggttttttgtatttccatacaaatcttgaaattatttgttctagttctgtgaaaaatgtggctggtagcttgttagggattgcattgaatttgtaaattgctttgggtagtatactcattttcactatattgattcttccgatccatgaacatggtatatttctccatctattagtgtcctctttgatttctttcatcagtgttttatagttttctatatacaggtctttagtttctttaggtagatatattcctaggtattttattctttttgttgcaatggtgaatggaattgtttccttaatttctttttctactttctcattattcatgtataggaatgcaagggatttctgtgtgttgattttatatcctgcaactttactatattcattgatgagctctagtaattttctggtggagtctttagggttttccatgtagaggatcatgtcatctgcaaacagtgagagttttacttcttcttttccaatttggattccttttatttctttttctgctctgattgctgtggccaaaacttccagaactatgttgaatagtagcggtgaaagtggacacccttgtcttgttcctgactttaggggaaatgctttcaatttttcaccattgaggataatgtttgctatgggtttgtcatagatagcttttattatgttgaggtatgttccttctattcctgctttctggagagtttttatcataaatggatgttgaattttgtcaaaggccttctctgcatctattgagataatcatatggtttttatttttcagtttgttaatgtggtggattacattgattgatttgcggatattgaagaatcctggcatccctgggataaagcccacttggtcatggtgtatgatctttttaatgtgttgttggattctgattgctagaattttgttgaggatttttgcatctatgttcatcagtgatattggcctgtggttttctttttttgtgacatctttttcaggttttggtactagggtgatggtggcctcatagaatgagtttggaagtttaccttcctctgcaattttctggaagagtttgaggaggataggtattagctcttctcgaaatttttggtagaattcagctgtgaagccgtctggacctgggcttttggtTGCTGGAAgaattctgattacagtttcaatttctgtgcttgtgatgggtctgttaagattttctatttcttcctggttcagttttggaaaattgtacttttctaagaatttgtccatttcttccacgttgtccattttattggcatacaactgctgatagtagtctcttatgatcctttgtatttctgtgttgtctgttgtgatctctccattttcatttctaattttattgatttgatttttctctctttgcttcttgatgagtctggctaatggtttgtcaattttatttatcctttcaaagaaccagcttttggctttgttgatttttgctatggtctcttttgtttcttttgcatttatttctgccctaatttttaagattttcttccttctactaaccctggggttctccaattcttccttttctagttgctttaggtgtagagttaggttatttatttgacttttttcttgtttcttgaggtatgcctgtattgctatgaactttcctcttagcactgcttttatagtgtcccacaggttttgggttgttgtgttttcattttcattagtttctatgcatattttgatttcttttttgatttcttctgtgatttgttggttattcagaagtgtgttgttcaacctccatatgttggaatttttaatagtttttctcctgtaattgagatctaatcttaatgcattatggtcagaaaagatgcttggaatgatttcgattttttgaatttatcaagtttagatttatggcccaggatgtggtctatcctggagaaggttccatgagcacttgaaaaaaaggtgaaattcattgttttggggtgaaatgtcctatagatatcaattaggtctaaccgatctaatgtatcatttaaagtttgcgtttctttgttaattttctgtttagttgatctgtccataggtgtgagtggggtatcaaagtctcccactattattgtgttattgttgatttcccctttcatacttgttagcatttgtcttacatattgcggtgctcctatattgggtgcatatatatttataattgttatatcttcttcttggattgttcctttgatcattatgtagtggccttctttgtctcttttcacagcctttgttttaaagtctattttatcagatatgagtattgccactcctgctttcttttggtctctatttgcgtggtatatctttttccagcccttcactttcagtctgtatgtgtcccttgttttgaggtgggtctcttgtaagcagcatatagtcCCTCCCCCTCCTTTTTATAGCTTTCCAAAACCCAAACAACTTTTAATCCCGCAATGTCTCATTTcttgttaaattaaaaattagatcTGAAGCCAACAGGACAAGGTGTTTATTCAAGGGGATGGGGACAGAGCAATAAGCCAAATTCGTTTCTGTATTGCTTGAATGTCTGAAACAGAATCTACTTCTAAATTTTGGAAAAATGGAAGGGGAACAAGCAGGTGAGGAGGAAATGAAtcttgtggggagagagagaggggggagaGTATGACAAGCAGCAACCCCGTGGGTGGAGAAGAAATTAGAGAAACAGAGCAGGTCTAAGGTTTTTTAAGTGGTTTCTTAAAGATGCCTTGCAATGTAGTTCACGTTCCTACAGACTCCTTTTCTAGAAACTTTGGGAAAGATCTAGTTATTT includes these proteins:
- the LOC138414823 gene encoding olfactory receptor family 1 subfamily R member 1, which translates into the protein MALANLTSRPAFLLLGLMDGTDIHPLLFLLFLGVYLVNALGNLSMVVLVRSDAALRSPMYYFLGHLSLVDFCFTTVTVPRLLAGLLHPGQAVSFPGCFAQMYFFVALGITESYLLAAMSYDRAAAVCRPLHYAAVMSPGRCAALVAASWAVAHLHSLLHTLLISRLSYPRAAPVRHFFCDMTVMLSLATSDTSAAETAIFSEGLAVVLTPLLLVVLSYARILVAVLGVRSAGGRRRAFSTCGAHLVVVSLFFGSILSVYFRPSSAYSARYDRLASMVYAVVTPTLNPFIYSLRNKEVKGALKRGLRWRAAPPRGVMAGLDSLASQ